The following proteins are co-located in the Pseudomonas sp. ATCC 13867 genome:
- a CDS encoding BatD family protein: protein MKRLICLTLLCLAAAQAQASFTASVDRTRLAEGESIDLTLESDDPTLFGKPDLKPLDEQFVVLGTRQVNRLTTLNGKAQATTRWIVTLQPRNEGTVVIPPIHLGDSATESISLHVLEAEENDGVQKLAPVFIDANVDHEESYVQAQVILTLRIYHSVSLYDDSSLSPLQIADARVEPLGEARTYEKEINGVRHGVIEVRYAIFPQKSGTLEIPGQTFNATQVAQQRNPDYNPFGPPPGKQIRVISPTIPLHIKAKPADYPKDTPWLPARSLSLSETWSPQPEQARAGEALTRNVMLRVEGLSSAQLPPLPQTLPGSLRHYPDQPQLANQSTEQGVIGSREEREALIADHAGQVQLPPIEVVWWNTRENRVEHTSLPARTLDVAANPQLETPAETPVTPSTGALLQTQARLWPWQLACAILAFTTLLGFGLWWRARRLPAVIRAAVAGPSARTLLDELRRACQANDSHATRQALDAWARQQPETLADMAARFVPLSDALDSLNGALYSDSEGGRNWQGDDLWRAVRSLPGADPEAAPAVDPGSLPPLYPR from the coding sequence ATGAAAAGGCTGATCTGCCTGACCCTGCTCTGCCTCGCCGCCGCCCAGGCCCAGGCCAGCTTCACCGCCAGTGTCGATCGCACGCGCCTGGCCGAAGGCGAAAGCATCGACCTGACGCTGGAGTCCGACGATCCGACCCTGTTCGGCAAGCCGGACCTGAAGCCCCTGGACGAACAGTTCGTGGTGCTCGGCACCCGCCAGGTCAACCGCCTCACCACCCTGAACGGCAAGGCCCAGGCCACCACCCGCTGGATCGTCACCCTGCAGCCGCGCAACGAGGGCACCGTGGTGATTCCGCCGATCCACCTGGGCGACAGTGCAACCGAGTCGATCAGCCTGCACGTGCTCGAGGCCGAGGAAAACGACGGCGTGCAGAAACTCGCCCCGGTGTTCATCGACGCCAACGTCGACCACGAGGAAAGCTACGTGCAGGCCCAGGTGATCCTGACCCTGCGCATCTACCACTCGGTGTCGCTGTACGACGACAGCAGCCTCAGCCCATTGCAGATCGCCGACGCGCGCGTCGAACCGCTGGGCGAGGCACGCACCTATGAGAAGGAAATCAACGGCGTGCGACACGGCGTCATCGAAGTGCGCTACGCCATCTTCCCGCAGAAGAGCGGCACCCTGGAAATCCCCGGCCAGACCTTCAACGCCACCCAGGTCGCCCAGCAGCGCAATCCCGACTACAACCCCTTCGGCCCGCCGCCAGGCAAGCAGATCCGGGTGATCTCGCCGACCATCCCGCTGCACATCAAAGCCAAGCCCGCCGACTATCCCAAGGACACCCCCTGGTTGCCGGCCCGCTCGCTGAGCCTGAGCGAAACCTGGAGCCCGCAGCCGGAGCAGGCCCGCGCCGGCGAAGCGCTGACCCGCAACGTGATGCTGCGTGTGGAAGGGCTTTCCAGTGCCCAGCTGCCGCCGTTGCCGCAAACGCTGCCTGGCAGCCTGCGCCATTACCCGGACCAGCCGCAACTGGCCAACCAGAGCACCGAACAAGGCGTGATAGGCAGCCGCGAAGAGCGCGAGGCGCTGATTGCCGACCATGCCGGCCAGGTGCAGTTGCCGCCCATCGAAGTGGTCTGGTGGAACACGCGGGAAAATCGCGTGGAACACACCAGCCTGCCGGCGCGCACCCTGGACGTCGCCGCCAATCCGCAGTTGGAAACCCCGGCCGAAACGCCCGTCACGCCGTCCACCGGCGCCCTGCTCCAGACACAGGCCCGCCTGTGGCCCTGGCAGTTGGCCTGCGCCATTCTCGCCTTCACCACGCTGCTGGGTTTCGGCCTGTGGTGGCGCGCGCGACGTTTGCCGGCGGTGATCCGCGCCGCGGTCGCCGGCCCCAGTGCCCGTACCCTGCTCGACGAGCTGCGCCGCGCCTGCCAGGCCAACGACTCGCATGCCACCCGCCAGGCACTGGACGCCTGGGCGCGCCAGCAGCCGGAAACCCTGGCCGACATGGCGGCGCGCTTCGTGCCGCTGTCCGATGCCCTGGACAGCCTCAACGGCGCGCTGTACAGCGACAGCGAAGGTGGCCGCAACTGGCAGGGCGATGACCTCTGGCGCGCCGTCCGCAGCCTGCCCGGCGCCGACCCGGAAGCCGCCCCCGCAGTCGACCCGGGCAGCCTGCCGCCGCTCTACCCGCGCTGA
- a CDS encoding alpha/beta hydrolase fold domain-containing protein, whose protein sequence is MPRSHHRRYLPALISGLLLIRALHAEPALPPTPPLQGPGGSGYSYADVRQWHFNVDGNEYWVFTPSRPEPESAPLVVFAHGWSAMQPDLYRAWIEHIVRRGAILIYPRYQATLKTPAAEFLSNAADSVRHAIADLQAGKLGVKPELEHVAYVGHSAGGLIASGLAASWQRLGVPKPYALMAVEPGKSSGPRWWQVPLEPLLNIPVGTLLLAVCGDEDERVGCDDARRIYQESTQVATRDKDLLLLRSDRHGSPPLLANHAAPTAPRFDPRYPPSDSSSWLLNRVQERVRQRLKQGQSSAHNALATDALDWYGTWKLFDALCDAAFYGQDRDYALGGTPAQLSMGRWNDGTPVKSILRLSTPAP, encoded by the coding sequence ATGCCCCGCTCTCACCATCGCAGATACCTTCCGGCACTGATCAGCGGCCTGCTGCTCATCCGCGCCCTGCACGCCGAGCCGGCCCTGCCGCCGACCCCGCCGCTGCAGGGACCCGGCGGTTCGGGCTACAGCTACGCCGACGTGCGCCAATGGCATTTCAACGTCGACGGCAACGAATACTGGGTCTTCACCCCCTCCCGCCCAGAACCGGAAAGCGCGCCGCTGGTGGTGTTCGCCCACGGCTGGAGCGCCATGCAGCCGGACCTGTACCGGGCGTGGATCGAGCACATCGTCCGACGCGGCGCGATCCTCATCTACCCGCGTTACCAGGCGACGCTGAAGACGCCCGCGGCGGAGTTCCTGTCCAACGCCGCCGACTCCGTGCGGCACGCCATTGCCGATCTGCAGGCGGGCAAACTGGGGGTCAAGCCGGAGCTGGAGCACGTCGCCTACGTCGGGCACTCCGCAGGAGGCCTGATTGCCAGCGGGCTTGCCGCCTCCTGGCAGCGCCTGGGCGTACCGAAGCCGTACGCGCTGATGGCGGTGGAACCGGGCAAAAGCAGCGGCCCGCGCTGGTGGCAGGTGCCATTGGAGCCGTTGCTGAACATCCCCGTCGGCACCTTGCTGCTGGCCGTCTGTGGCGATGAGGACGAGCGCGTGGGTTGCGATGACGCCCGGCGCATCTACCAGGAAAGCACCCAGGTCGCCACGCGGGACAAGGACCTGCTGCTGTTGCGCAGCGACCGCCACGGCAGCCCGCCCCTGCTGGCCAACCATGCCGCACCGACCGCGCCGCGCTTCGACCCGCGCTATCCGCCCAGCGACTCGTCCAGTTGGCTGCTCAACCGCGTGCAGGAACGGGTGCGCCAGCGCCTCAAGCAGGGCCAGTCGTCGGCCCATAACGCACTGGCCACCGACGCATTGGACTGGTACGGCACCTGGAAGCTGTTCGACGCGCTATGCGATGCCGCCTTCTACGGCCAGGACCGCGACTACGCGCTGGGCGGCACGCCGGCGCAGTTGTCGATGGGACGCTGGAACGATGGAACGCCGGTGAAGTCGATCCTGCGGTTGTCGACGCCGGCGCCTTGA
- a CDS encoding efflux RND transporter permease subunit, which produces MNALNTHHQDKATFLERIIFTHRPLVILACLLVTIFLGYQATQVRPSTSFEKMIPLQHPFIQNMLEHRNDLANLGNTVRISVEAVNGDIFTKEYMETLQKIHDEVFYIPGVDRSGMKSLWSPSVRWTEVTEEGFAGGEVIPQTYDGSPKALDLLRNNVLKSGQIGRLVANNFKSSIIDVPLLEVYPDPKDQGKLLNLDYRQFSHELEEKIRDKYQLQNPNVKIHIVGFAKKVGDLIDGLLMVVGFFGICFVITLVLLLWFTKCVRSTIAVLSTTLVAVIWQLGLLHSIGFGLDPYSMLVPFLIFAIGISHGVQKINGIALQSSDAETPLLAARRTFRQLFLPGMIAILADAVGFITLLVIDIGVIRELAIGASVGVAVIVFTNLILLPVAISYIGISKKAVQRSKEDAVRDHPFWRLLSNFASPSVAPISVVIALAMFAFGMWEGHHLKIGDLDQGAPELRPDSRYNLDNDFIIRNYSTSSDVLVVMVESGAEGCSTHKTMSAIDDLAWRLENTEGVQSAISLVTVSKQMIKGMNEGNLKWESLSRNQDVLNNSISRAEGLFNSNCSLAPLLVFLNDHKAETLDRAVGVVQEFAKSNEKDDLKFKLAAGNAGIEAATNEVIKQSELTILILVYICVAVMCLITFRSFAATLCIVLPLILTSVLGNALMAMLGIGVKVATLPVIALGVGIGVDYGIYIYTRLESFLRQGLSLQEAYYETLKSTGKAVLFTGLCLAIGVATWIFSAIKFQADMGLMLTFMLLWNMFGALWLLPALARFLINPEKVRARKASILVH; this is translated from the coding sequence ATGAACGCTTTGAATACCCATCACCAGGACAAGGCGACTTTCCTGGAACGCATCATCTTCACCCACCGGCCATTGGTGATCCTCGCCTGCCTGCTGGTGACCATCTTCCTCGGCTACCAGGCCACCCAGGTGCGTCCGTCCACCAGCTTCGAGAAGATGATTCCGCTGCAGCACCCGTTCATCCAGAACATGCTGGAGCACCGCAACGACCTGGCCAACCTCGGCAACACCGTGCGTATCTCGGTGGAAGCGGTGAACGGCGACATCTTCACCAAGGAGTACATGGAGACGCTGCAGAAGATCCATGACGAGGTCTTCTACATTCCCGGCGTCGATCGCTCCGGCATGAAGTCGCTGTGGAGCCCCAGCGTGCGCTGGACCGAGGTGACCGAGGAAGGCTTCGCCGGTGGCGAAGTGATCCCGCAGACCTACGACGGCTCGCCCAAGGCGCTCGACCTGCTGCGCAACAACGTGCTGAAGTCCGGCCAGATCGGCCGCCTGGTGGCCAACAACTTCAAGTCGAGCATCATCGACGTGCCGCTGCTGGAGGTCTATCCGGACCCGAAGGACCAGGGCAAGCTGTTGAACCTGGACTACCGCCAGTTCTCCCATGAGCTGGAAGAGAAGATCCGCGACAAGTACCAGTTGCAGAACCCGAACGTGAAGATCCACATCGTCGGCTTCGCCAAGAAGGTCGGCGACCTGATCGACGGCCTGCTGATGGTGGTCGGCTTCTTCGGCATCTGCTTCGTGATCACCCTGGTGCTGCTGCTGTGGTTCACCAAGTGCGTGCGCTCCACCATCGCCGTGCTCTCCACCACCCTGGTGGCGGTGATCTGGCAACTGGGCCTGCTGCACTCCATCGGTTTCGGGCTGGACCCGTACTCGATGCTGGTGCCGTTCCTGATCTTCGCCATCGGTATTTCCCACGGCGTACAGAAGATCAACGGTATCGCCCTGCAGTCCAGCGACGCGGAAACCCCGCTGCTGGCCGCCCGCCGTACCTTCCGCCAACTGTTCCTGCCGGGCATGATCGCGATCCTGGCGGACGCCGTCGGCTTCATCACCCTGCTGGTGATCGACATCGGCGTGATCCGTGAACTGGCCATCGGCGCTTCCGTCGGTGTGGCGGTGATCGTGTTCACCAACCTGATCCTGCTGCCGGTCGCCATTTCCTACATCGGCATCAGCAAGAAGGCGGTGCAGCGCAGCAAGGAAGACGCCGTGCGCGATCATCCCTTCTGGCGCCTGCTGTCCAACTTCGCCAGCCCGAGCGTGGCGCCCATCTCCGTGGTCATCGCCCTGGCGATGTTCGCCTTCGGCATGTGGGAAGGCCATCACCTGAAGATCGGCGACCTCGACCAGGGCGCGCCGGAACTGCGTCCGGACTCGCGCTACAACCTGGACAACGACTTCATTATCCGCAACTACTCGACCAGCTCCGACGTGCTGGTGGTGATGGTGGAATCCGGGGCCGAAGGCTGCTCCACCCACAAGACCATGTCCGCCATCGACGATCTCGCCTGGCGACTGGAAAACACCGAGGGCGTGCAATCGGCCATCTCCCTGGTCACCGTCTCCAAGCAGATGATCAAGGGCATGAACGAGGGCAACCTGAAGTGGGAGTCGCTGTCGCGCAACCAGGACGTGCTGAACAACTCCATCAGCCGCGCCGAAGGCCTGTTCAACAGCAACTGCTCGCTGGCGCCCCTGCTGGTGTTCCTCAACGACCACAAGGCCGAGACCCTCGACCGTGCGGTTGGCGTGGTCCAGGAGTTCGCCAAGAGCAACGAGAAGGATGACCTGAAGTTCAAGCTCGCCGCGGGTAACGCCGGCATCGAGGCGGCCACCAACGAGGTGATCAAGCAGTCCGAGCTGACCATCCTGATCCTGGTGTACATCTGCGTGGCGGTGATGTGCCTGATCACCTTCCGCTCCTTCGCCGCGACCCTGTGCATCGTGCTGCCGCTGATCCTCACCTCGGTGCTGGGCAACGCGCTGATGGCCATGCTCGGCATCGGCGTGAAGGTGGCGACCCTGCCGGTGATCGCACTGGGCGTGGGCATCGGCGTGGACTACGGCATCTACATCTACACCCGCCTGGAGTCCTTCCTGCGCCAGGGCCTGTCCCTGCAGGAGGCCTACTACGAGACGCTGAAGTCCACCGGTAAAGCCGTACTGTTCACCGGCCTGTGCCTGGCCATCGGCGTCGCCACCTGGATCTTCTCGGCGATCAAGTTCCAGGCCGACATGGGTCTGATGCTGACCTTCATGCTCCTCTGGAACATGTTCGGTGCCCTGTGGCTGCTGCCGGCGCTGGCGCGCTTCCTGATCAATCCGGAGAAGGTGCGTGCGCGGAAGGCTTCGATCCTGGTGCACTGA
- a CDS encoding YCF48-related protein codes for MREPQWRTMSEQSVSETSRSFPMSRKSISLLGALSFLMLSVAPLPAFAATEAASDSSSIPSAKAASSLLLSVAHAGQRLVAVGDHGHILYSDDAGKNWVQAKVPTRQLLTSVFFINDKKGWAVGHDAQILASTDGGSTWTRQFEDLKREAPLLDIWFQDDNHGMAVGAYGALLETTDGGQHWEDVSDRLDNEDQYHLNSIAAVKDSGLLVVGESGSIFRSRDWGQTWEKLEGPYEGSLFGAVGTRQAGTALIYGLRGHLFRTTDFGDNWQQIELPTANGGELEFGLSEGSLLADGTIVVVGHGGSVLESRDDGQSFKVYNRPDRLSLAGVSGAGNGNLVLVGQGGIHLATATGAELTEQQ; via the coding sequence ATGCGTGAGCCCCAGTGGCGCACTATGAGCGAGCAGTCCGTGTCGGAGACTTCGCGCTCCTTCCCGATGTCGCGCAAATCGATTTCCCTGCTCGGCGCACTTTCCTTCCTGATGCTGTCCGTTGCCCCCTTGCCCGCCTTCGCGGCGACCGAGGCGGCCAGCGACTCCAGCTCCATCCCGTCGGCCAAGGCTGCCAGCAGCCTGCTGCTGAGCGTCGCCCATGCCGGCCAGCGCCTGGTGGCGGTGGGGGATCACGGACACATCCTTTACTCCGACGATGCCGGCAAGAACTGGGTCCAGGCCAAGGTGCCGACCCGCCAGTTGCTGACGTCGGTGTTCTTCATCAATGACAAGAAGGGCTGGGCCGTCGGCCACGACGCGCAGATCCTCGCCTCCACCGACGGCGGCAGCACCTGGACCCGTCAGTTCGAAGACCTCAAGCGCGAAGCGCCGCTGCTGGACATCTGGTTCCAGGACGACAACCACGGCATGGCCGTGGGTGCCTACGGCGCGCTGCTGGAAACCACCGATGGCGGCCAGCACTGGGAAGACGTCAGCGACCGCCTGGACAACGAAGACCAGTACCACCTCAATTCCATCGCGGCTGTGAAGGACTCCGGCCTGCTGGTGGTCGGCGAGTCCGGCAGCATCTTCCGTTCCAGGGACTGGGGTCAGACCTGGGAGAAACTCGAAGGTCCGTACGAAGGTTCGCTGTTCGGCGCGGTCGGTACCCGCCAGGCGGGCACCGCGCTGATCTACGGCCTGCGCGGCCACCTGTTCCGCACCACCGACTTCGGTGATAACTGGCAGCAGATCGAACTGCCCACCGCCAACGGCGGCGAGCTGGAGTTCGGCCTTTCCGAAGGTTCGCTGCTGGCGGACGGCACCATCGTGGTCGTCGGGCATGGCGGCAGCGTCCTGGAAAGCCGGGACGACGGCCAGAGCTTCAAGGTCTACAACCGTCCCGACCGCCTGTCCCTGGCGGGCGTGAGCGGCGCCGGCAACGGCAACCTGGTGCTGGTCGGCCAGGGCGGTATCCACCTGGCTACGGCGACCGGCGCCGAGCTGACAGAACAACAATAA
- a CDS encoding DUF1329 domain-containing protein: MRNMRTLVGAAVALALSAGSALAAVSAQDAAKLQSTLTPLGAEKAGNAAGTIPAWTGGITQAPAGYKPGQHHIDPFASDTPLFTITKANLDQYKANLTPGTLALFATYPDTFQMPVYPSRRSGSAPQWVYDNTFRNATSAKLAEGGNGFVDAFGGIPFPIPANGVEAVWNHIARYRGTYVVRRASEVAVQRNGDYSLVTSQQEALFKYYIQGKSFADLNNLLFYYLSFTKSPARLAGGAALVHETLDQVKEPRQAWGYNAGQRRVRRAPNLAYDTPIAAADGLRTADDTDMFNGSPDRYDWKLVGKREVYIPYNNYKVSSPEVKYKDLLTPSHLNPKYTRYELHRVWVVEGTLKPGARHIYSKRVLFLDEDSWGAAEVDQYDGRGELWRVSLAYLKNYYELPTTWTALDTFHDLQARRYHVQNLDNEEPSTIDFGQAVPDDSYFSPSALRRRGTR; encoded by the coding sequence ATGCGCAACATGCGTACCCTGGTCGGCGCGGCAGTGGCCCTGGCCCTGTCCGCCGGCAGCGCCCTGGCGGCGGTTTCCGCGCAGGACGCGGCCAAGCTGCAATCGACCCTGACCCCGCTGGGCGCGGAAAAGGCCGGCAACGCCGCTGGCACCATCCCGGCCTGGACCGGTGGCATCACCCAGGCGCCGGCCGGCTACAAGCCGGGCCAGCACCACATCGATCCGTTCGCCTCGGACACGCCGCTGTTCACCATCACCAAGGCCAACCTGGACCAGTACAAGGCCAACCTGACGCCGGGCACCCTGGCGCTGTTCGCCACCTACCCGGACACCTTCCAGATGCCGGTTTATCCGAGCCGCCGCAGCGGTTCGGCGCCACAGTGGGTGTACGACAACACCTTCAGGAACGCCACCAGCGCCAAGCTGGCCGAGGGCGGCAACGGCTTCGTCGATGCCTTCGGCGGCATTCCGTTCCCGATTCCGGCGAATGGCGTGGAAGCGGTGTGGAACCACATCGCCCGTTATCGCGGCACCTACGTCGTGCGCCGCGCCTCGGAAGTGGCCGTGCAGCGCAACGGCGACTATTCGCTGGTGACCTCGCAGCAGGAAGCGCTGTTCAAGTACTACATCCAGGGCAAGAGCTTCGCCGACCTGAACAACCTGCTGTTCTACTACCTGTCCTTCACCAAGAGCCCGGCCCGCCTGGCAGGCGGCGCCGCGCTGGTACACGAGACCCTGGACCAGGTGAAGGAGCCGCGCCAGGCCTGGGGCTACAATGCCGGCCAGCGCCGCGTGCGCCGTGCGCCGAACCTGGCCTACGACACCCCGATCGCCGCCGCCGACGGCCTGCGTACCGCCGACGACACCGACATGTTCAACGGCTCCCCGGATCGCTACGACTGGAAACTGGTGGGCAAGAGGGAAGTCTACATCCCGTACAACAACTACAAGGTTTCCAGCCCTGAGGTTAAGTACAAGGACCTGCTGACCCCGAGCCACCTCAATCCCAAATACACCCGCTACGAGCTGCACCGCGTGTGGGTCGTCGAAGGCACCCTGAAGCCGGGCGCGCGCCACATCTATTCCAAGCGCGTGCTGTTCCTCGACGAGGACAGCTGGGGCGCCGCCGAGGTCGACCAGTACGACGGCCGTGGCGAGCTGTGGCGCGTGTCGCTGGCCTACCTGAAGAACTACTACGAGCTGCCCACCACCTGGACCGCCCTGGATACCTTCCACGACCTGCAGGCCCGCCGTTACCACGTGCAGAACCTGGACAACGAAGAGCCGAGCACCATCGACTTCGGCCAGGCCGTGCCGGACGATTCTTACTTCAGTCCGTCCGCACTGCGTCGTCGCGGTACCCGCTGA